A window of Reinekea marina contains these coding sequences:
- a CDS encoding Crp/Fnr family transcriptional regulator has product MFTLVKHPEGWVEKAHDHQKYVLDQFSGIKPTELKINREQLDEDTLAKAAVVHVVKGSIGIAAANNRLFAMEAGDCWLGYTGELLQWYQEGALELEVWDWDDINAQSIPNIIHGFSDLMIELMSHNTAVPPDPMPGFDFFQSGEVIIKEGEPADAVYTLIQGKAKVMIDGQQVGEAKENEIIGLQAMLLKTTRTASVVADGPCSAVRVNYDKFRSLIETRPELVISTLETMALQIARANELITKP; this is encoded by the coding sequence ATGTTTACCTTGGTAAAACACCCAGAAGGTTGGGTAGAGAAAGCCCATGATCACCAGAAATATGTTTTGGATCAATTCAGCGGTATTAAGCCGACGGAGTTGAAGATTAACCGTGAACAATTGGACGAAGATACCCTGGCCAAAGCTGCCGTTGTGCATGTTGTTAAAGGGTCCATAGGAATAGCAGCCGCGAATAACCGTTTATTTGCCATGGAAGCCGGTGATTGCTGGCTGGGCTACACCGGTGAATTGTTGCAGTGGTATCAAGAAGGTGCGCTCGAACTGGAAGTTTGGGACTGGGACGACATAAATGCCCAAAGTATCCCTAATATCATTCACGGGTTCTCTGATTTGATGATTGAGCTCATGAGCCACAACACAGCGGTGCCTCCTGATCCTATGCCGGGGTTTGATTTTTTCCAATCTGGCGAGGTTATTATTAAAGAGGGGGAACCTGCCGATGCGGTGTATACACTTATACAAGGTAAAGCCAAGGTGATGATCGATGGTCAACAAGTCGGTGAAGCCAAAGAGAATGAAATTATAGGGCTTCAAGCGATGCTGCTGAAAACTACGCGAACCGCATCGGTTGTTGCAGATGGACCATGTTCTGCCGTACGCGTCAATTACGATAAGTTTCGATCGCTCATCGAAACGAGACCTGAGTTGGTGATTTCTACCTTAGAAACCATGGCGCTGCAAATTGCACGAGCCAATGAATTAATTACCAAACCATAG